From Bdellovibrio sp. KM01:
GATCGACCATCAATTTCTTTCCCGCTTTTTTGCAGATCGCAGAAACCTTTTCAACCACATTTCGAGAAACCACGCCCTTGGCATAATCTTCGATGATCACGCAGTCCGCTTGGCCAACATGTTTTTCAACCATCGCCAATATGCGGTTTTCAGTTTCTTCGGAAAGATATTTTCTAAGTTCATAGTCCACACGAACAATTTGCTGCTGCTTAGCCATCATGCGCGTTTTACGAGTCGTAGGACGCGCCTTATCCACGATCATGTATTCCCAGCTCACACCATTTTTCGCAGCAAGTTCTTTCAGAAGATTCGCACCCGTATCCTCTCCCACCACAGAAACCATCAGCGGAGTGCCACCAAGACTGGCCACGTTTTGTGCGACATTGGCAGCTAGGCCTAAACGCATGTCTTCTTCTTCCACTTCCAGAACTGGAACCGGAGCTTCGGGACTGATACGACGAACCTGACCCATGACATACTCATCCAAGCCAACGTCCCCGATAATGAGGATTTTTTTACCCTTCAAAGCAGGGATCTGCTTGATCAGAAGGTCTTTTTCTTGTGGGCCTAATGTAGCTTGTATAGGTGCTGTCATTTTTTCACTCCAAAAGCCATTTTTAACGGATTGCTCCCCCGCTGTCATCCCTTTCTAATGGCGGCTCTTGGCAGCAAAACAGGCTTTGTGCTAAAAAGGCGCTCTATGTTCAAACCCAAAGGCAAATCTCAGGGTGCTCGTGGCCCAGCTTTCAAAAACAATTCCCGTGGTGGCAAGCCTGGCTCTCGCAATGGCGACGAGCGCAAAACCGCGTCGAATCTAATTTACGAGCAAAATTACATCAGCCCGCGGGAAAAAGAAGAAATCCTGAAATACCTAAGCACGCTGTATCCCATCTGGGAGATGCGTTACTCCAAGAACAATCCTCCCCCTGAAAACCAAAAGCAAAGACCCCTGTTGCGCCCGGTTTACTGGTTGGGGAACTGGCAATTTGCGTGCTTGAATTACTATCATCCACCTAAAGGTATCTATAACCGATGTGTCTCGGCAGAGCGCTATCCACCGGTTTTGGAATACCTGGTGAATAAAATAGAAAGCTTAGTAAAAGAGAAATTCGATCCTCGCGATATTCCCCGCGGCTGGACTTTAAACACCTGCTT
This genomic window contains:
- a CDS encoding alpha-ketoglutarate-dependent dioxygenase AlkB, giving the protein MFKPKGKSQGARGPAFKNNSRGGKPGSRNGDERKTASNLIYEQNYISPREKEEILKYLSTLYPIWEMRYSKNNPPPENQKQRPLLRPVYWLGNWQFACLNYYHPPKGIYNRCVSAERYPPVLEYLVNKIESLVKEKFDPRDIPRGWTLNTCLINYYGNQVQEDGKKVDCARVGEHKDFEPGPVASISFGERALFQFVSSKGTESKSDVVLQQWLDDCSLQIFGGEKFKKQLFHRVQRVEDKADKIFPLNDITNFETRRINFTFRYVPDEHIVPFRKLSEEAQDDVRQYMEKLAEKSPFFKSQL
- the rfaE1 gene encoding D-glycero-beta-D-manno-heptose-7-phosphate kinase; this translates as MTAPIQATLGPQEKDLLIKQIPALKGKKILIIGDVGLDEYVMGQVRRISPEAPVPVLEVEEEDMRLGLAANVAQNVASLGGTPLMVSVVGEDTGANLLKELAAKNGVSWEYMIVDKARPTTRKTRMMAKQQQIVRVDYELRKYLSEETENRILAMVEKHVGQADCVIIEDYAKGVVSRNVVEKVSAICKKAGKKLMVDPHRNNQGSFYQGVDLIKPNYDEAVVLTGMDFDDLKGNPNKVVEVGRALQKITGAKEVVLTRGKDGMTIFSGDQITEVPTYAQKVFDVTGAGDTVIAALALGLVSGLSLVHSCMLANNAAGVVVGKVGCVPCEIPELIEYINEVH